In Humulus lupulus chromosome 7, drHumLupu1.1, whole genome shotgun sequence, the following are encoded in one genomic region:
- the LOC133791729 gene encoding uncharacterized protein LOC133791729, which translates to MALCDLGASINLMPMSIFKQLRIGEVRPTTVTLQLADRSLSHLNGKIEDVLVRVDNFIFPADFIVLDYEADIEVPIILGRPFLATGRTLIDVQKGELTMRVQDEKVTFNVFKAMRSPYEVEECSVVSVVDSLASREFETSNVGDPLERLLLFDSHNEEDEEEYLAWLEANSQGLRTRNRFDSLVLSSREFIAPKPSIEEPPELELKVLPSHLRYAYLGPSSNLPVIISAELSHDQEEKLIEVLRKFKKAIGLTIADI; encoded by the coding sequence ATGGCTTTATGCGATTTGGGTGCAAGCATTAACTTGATGCCAATGTCTATTTTCAAGCAATTGAGGATTGGAGAAGTTAGGCCTACTACAGTTACTCTTCAACTAGCAGACAGATCTCTTTCTCATCTGAATGGGAAGATTGAAGATGTATTGGTAAGGGTAGACAATTTCATATTCCCTGCTGATTTTATTGTGTTAGACTATGAGGCAGACATAGAGGTTCCCATTATCTTGGGGAGGCCATTTCTTGCGACAGGAAGAACTTTAATAGATGTGCAGAAGGGGGAGCTGACTATGAGGGTCCAAGATGAAAAGGTgacttttaatgtttttaaagctATGAGATCTCCTTATGAGGTTGAGGAATGCTCAGTGGTTTCAGTGGTGGATTCTTTGGCATCAAGGGAGTTTGAGACTAGTAATGTTGGCGATCCATTAGAGAGATTATTGTTGTTTGATTCACACAATGAGGAAGATGAGGAGGAGTACTTAGCTTGGTTGGAGGCTAATTCTCAAGGCTTAAGAACAAGAAACCGATTTGATTCATTGGTGTTGTCGTCTAGGGAGTTCATAGCTCCTAAACCTTCCATTGAAGAGCCACCTGAGTTGGAGTTGAAAGTTTTGCCATCGCATTTGCGATATGCCTACTTGGGTCCATCATCCAATTTACCTGTTATTATTTCAGCGGAGTTGAGCCATGATCAAGAAGAAAAGTTGATCGAAGTATTGAGAAAGTTCAAAAAGGCCATTGGGTTGACTATTGCAGATATTTGA